In the Candidatus Cloacimonas acidaminovorans str. Evry genome, one interval contains:
- a CDS encoding bifunctional UDP-3-O-[3-hydroxymyristoyl] N-acetylglucosamine deacetylase/3-hydroxyacyl-ACP dehydratase, whose protein sequence is MEYKQTIGGESTYTGIGLHSGEISTIRFKPAKADEGIVFIRTDLPGKPKIPADIDHVVDISRGTTIGINGATVATIEHVLSAIAGMRIDNICIEINGPEAPVADGSAVVFLNLLRQCGIVQQDSEREYFELDSPISFSAPEDNVDIVIVPSNELKITFMIDYKHPYLGTQYTWLPSLDNYEKDFAGARTFCFINEILELKNMGLIKGGSLENALVIAEPNISEAELKHLQDIFGYHKPITVSPEGILNSHPLRYYNEFVRHKVVDLIGDIALLGVPIKGHILAARSGHKTNVELVKKLRQIQKKHQLQKIYQKDKSKDVVFDINAILRILPHRYPFLLVDKIIEFIPGESLVGIKNVTINEPFFQGHFPGHPIMPGVLIIEGMAQAGGIMLLNQMDNPQNYVAYFASIDNVKFRKPVLPGDTLRYELKVISLKRSLAKMHGETFVEGEKVAEGDFLAMIMEREK, encoded by the coding sequence ATGGAATACAAACAAACAATTGGTGGAGAATCAACTTATACAGGAATTGGATTGCACTCCGGAGAAATTAGCACGATCAGATTCAAACCCGCAAAAGCGGATGAAGGAATTGTTTTTATCCGAACCGATTTACCCGGAAAACCCAAAATTCCTGCCGATATTGATCATGTTGTAGATATTTCCCGGGGCACAACAATTGGCATCAATGGCGCTACTGTAGCCACTATTGAACATGTTCTTTCTGCCATTGCCGGAATGAGAATTGATAATATCTGCATTGAAATAAACGGACCTGAAGCACCTGTGGCAGATGGTTCCGCCGTTGTTTTCTTAAATCTTTTACGGCAATGCGGAATTGTGCAACAGGATAGTGAACGGGAATATTTTGAGCTGGATTCGCCTATCAGTTTTTCCGCTCCGGAAGATAATGTGGATATTGTAATTGTGCCTTCCAATGAACTGAAAATAACCTTTATGATTGATTACAAACATCCTTATCTGGGAACGCAATATACCTGGTTGCCTTCTTTGGATAATTATGAAAAGGATTTTGCAGGAGCCCGCACTTTTTGTTTTATCAACGAGATTCTGGAACTGAAAAATATGGGTTTAATAAAAGGTGGTTCTCTGGAAAATGCGTTGGTTATTGCCGAACCTAATATCAGCGAAGCAGAATTGAAGCACTTGCAGGATATTTTTGGTTATCATAAACCGATTACTGTTTCACCAGAAGGTATATTGAACAGCCATCCTTTAAGGTATTACAACGAATTCGTCCGGCACAAAGTTGTTGATTTGATTGGCGATATAGCTCTTTTGGGAGTTCCTATTAAAGGGCATATTCTGGCAGCGCGTAGTGGACATAAAACCAATGTGGAACTGGTGAAAAAGTTGCGACAAATACAGAAAAAACACCAGCTCCAAAAGATATACCAAAAAGACAAATCCAAAGATGTGGTCTTTGATATCAATGCTATTTTGCGGATTTTACCGCATCGCTATCCTTTTTTGCTGGTAGATAAAATTATTGAATTCATTCCAGGAGAGTCACTTGTAGGCATTAAAAATGTTACTATCAACGAACCCTTTTTCCAGGGTCATTTTCCCGGTCATCCTATTATGCCGGGAGTTCTAATTATTGAAGGAATGGCTCAGGCAGGTGGAATAATGTTACTTAATCAAATGGATAATCCTCAAAATTATGTTGCTTATTTTGCTAGTATTGATAATGTAAAATTTCGGAAACCTGTTTTACCTGGAGATACACTGCGTTATGAACTGAAAGTGATTTCCCTAAAAAGGTCTTTGGCAAAAATGCACGGAGAAACATTCGTTGAAGGAGAAAAAGTTGCTGAAGGTGACTTTTTGGCTATGATTATGGAGAGAGAAAAATGA
- the lpxD gene encoding UDP-3-O-(3-hydroxymyristoyl)glucosamine N-acyltransferase, which translates to MKRFNTPINSELLTQICQGELKGKIPSVLCKVGEPEEADEQTIIFLEQEKLLEKVKASSAGLIITTEKFISELPERALLLVQKPYYSLMRLISWWLEQENKDFIYAIQPTAIVAEDVRFEGEVAIGSNVVIGSGCILGKGVIIGEGCSLGKNVSVGAGTKLYPNVCVYDDCVIGRNCILHSGVIIGADGFGFMLIEGIQQKIPQVGNVVIGDGVEIGANSCIDRATLGSTIIGNGTKIDNLVQVGHNCIIGEHSILCAQVGLAGSTVVGDYVYLAGQVGIADHLQIGNRAMVGAQSGVSTNIPDDGRYFGYPALEANLTKRIMAVQKNLPEMYHFYLKAKKQETENGEK; encoded by the coding sequence ATGAAGCGTTTTAACACTCCTATAAATAGTGAACTTCTTACTCAAATCTGCCAGGGAGAACTGAAAGGCAAAATACCATCTGTCCTTTGTAAAGTTGGCGAACCGGAAGAAGCGGATGAACAAACCATTATTTTCTTAGAGCAGGAAAAACTTCTGGAAAAAGTGAAAGCCAGTTCTGCCGGCTTGATTATTACTACGGAGAAATTTATTTCCGAGCTTCCGGAAAGAGCTTTACTGCTTGTTCAAAAGCCCTATTATTCACTAATGCGATTGATTAGCTGGTGGCTGGAACAGGAAAATAAGGACTTTATTTATGCAATTCAACCAACAGCAATTGTGGCAGAAGATGTTCGTTTTGAAGGAGAAGTGGCAATAGGAAGCAATGTTGTTATCGGTAGTGGTTGTATTTTAGGCAAGGGAGTGATTATTGGCGAAGGATGTTCTCTGGGAAAAAATGTTTCTGTAGGAGCGGGCACCAAGCTCTATCCAAATGTTTGCGTTTATGATGATTGCGTTATCGGTAGGAATTGTATTCTTCATAGCGGAGTAATTATCGGCGCAGATGGTTTTGGTTTTATGCTAATTGAGGGCATTCAGCAAAAAATTCCGCAGGTAGGAAATGTTGTTATTGGCGATGGTGTAGAAATTGGAGCTAATAGTTGTATTGATAGAGCTACTTTAGGCAGCACTATAATCGGCAATGGCACTAAAATAGACAACCTGGTTCAGGTTGGTCATAATTGCATTATTGGAGAGCATAGTATTCTTTGTGCTCAAGTTGGCTTGGCAGGAAGCACCGTTGTAGGTGATTATGTTTATCTTGCAGGTCAGGTAGGAATTGCCGATCACTTGCAAATAGGGAACAGAGCTATGGTTGGAGCTCAATCAGGTGTTTCTACTAATATTCCCGATGACGGAAGGTATTTTGGCTATCCCGCTCTGGAGGCGAACCTTACAAAGCGGATTATGGCTGTGCAAAAGAATTTACCCGAAATGTATCATTTTTACCTGAAGGCAAAAAAACAAGAAACTGAGAACGGAGAAAAATAA
- a CDS encoding OmpH family outer membrane protein, which produces MKKYILTLSVLLALFAFAYAQPVKLGFVNTDRLLLDSNEAAEVARLFALDKQNWTNQIKSLDEEIKQMERDFEIRKLTMNDAAKREAQSRIDTKKAEAGRLLEEYFGDGGKAEQRYRELIDPLTLKIHNLIKKIAEDEKYTMIFDVSMGSVLYALPALDLTDQILLELNKDTIKPTEGTTPEPPKPEGEIPPEIKPPEGFGDEFKPDKL; this is translated from the coding sequence ATGAAAAAATATATCTTAACTCTATCAGTTCTGTTAGCACTATTTGCTTTTGCTTATGCCCAACCCGTTAAGCTTGGTTTTGTAAATACCGACCGTCTGCTCTTGGATAGTAACGAAGCAGCGGAAGTAGCCAGGTTATTTGCGTTGGATAAACAGAACTGGACAAATCAAATTAAATCGCTGGATGAAGAAATCAAACAAATGGAGCGCGATTTTGAAATCCGCAAACTAACGATGAACGATGCCGCTAAAAGAGAAGCTCAAAGTAGGATTGATACCAAAAAAGCGGAAGCAGGGCGCCTTCTGGAAGAATATTTTGGTGATGGGGGAAAGGCGGAACAGCGTTATCGCGAACTTATTGATCCTTTAACCTTGAAAATCCATAACCTCATTAAAAAAATTGCCGAAGACGAAAAATACACAATGATTTTTGATGTTAGTATGGGCAGTGTCCTTTATGCTCTTCCCGCTTTGGATTTAACTGATCAGATTTTACTGGAGCTGAATAAAGATACGATAAAACCAACTGAAGGAACAACACCAGAACCTCCCAAACCGGAAGGTGAAATACCTCCTGAAATTAAGCCACCTGAGGGTTTCGGTGATGAATTTAAGCCGGATAAATTATGA
- the gcvPB gene encoding aminomethyl-transferring glycine dehydrogenase subunit GcvPB, whose translation MSKTIFEHSTDGRKGVTLPKREIDIPVATMFPETMLRTKKARLPEVSELDVMRHYITLSQKNHFIEKGLYPLGSCTMKYNPKLHETLIRDSAFTSLHPYQPEETLQGALELMYELQKDLAEIAGMAGVTLQPSAGAQGEFTGIKIVSAYHKAKGNTHKDTIIIPDSAHGTNPATCSLVGYKTVELASNEKGRCNIAKLRELVNENTAGIMITNPSTLGLFETQIEEIADIIHSVDALMYMDGANLNALLGIVQPGKIGFDLMHFNLHKTFATPHGGGGPGSGPVAVNEKLLPFLPVPVITKDEKGYHLSFSNEKTSIGKVHSFYGNFAVLIRAYIYIKMLGAEGLQRVSENAILNANYLMKRLNPYYHIEHQEPCMHEFVMDGTRQKKESGITTLDIAKRLLDKGFHAPTIYFPLIIPEAMMVEPTETESLESLDAFATAMIEIAAECKENPELVKEAPLTTPVRRVDDARAVKMLEPIFPLQD comes from the coding sequence ATGAGCAAAACCATTTTTGAACATAGCACTGACGGCAGAAAAGGGGTAACTTTACCCAAGCGGGAAATAGATATTCCTGTGGCAACAATGTTTCCGGAAACAATGCTAAGAACCAAAAAAGCTCGTCTACCCGAAGTCAGCGAACTGGATGTGATGCGGCATTATATTACTCTTTCCCAGAAAAATCATTTTATAGAAAAGGGTTTATATCCTTTGGGCAGTTGCACAATGAAGTATAATCCCAAGCTTCACGAAACCCTAATTAGGGATTCAGCTTTTACTTCTTTGCATCCTTATCAGCCGGAAGAAACACTGCAAGGCGCTTTGGAACTGATGTATGAACTCCAAAAAGACCTGGCTGAAATTGCTGGAATGGCAGGTGTTACATTACAACCCTCTGCCGGAGCTCAAGGTGAATTTACCGGTATCAAAATTGTTTCTGCCTATCATAAAGCCAAAGGAAATACGCATAAAGATACAATCATCATTCCTGATAGTGCGCATGGAACTAATCCTGCCACCTGTAGTTTGGTGGGCTATAAAACAGTGGAACTTGCTTCTAATGAAAAAGGTCGTTGTAACATTGCCAAATTGCGCGAATTGGTAAATGAAAATACAGCGGGAATTATGATTACCAATCCCAGTACCTTGGGACTTTTTGAAACCCAAATTGAAGAAATAGCTGATATTATTCATAGTGTTGATGCCTTAATGTATATGGACGGAGCTAACTTAAATGCCCTTTTGGGAATAGTTCAGCCCGGGAAAATCGGTTTTGATTTGATGCACTTCAATTTGCATAAGACCTTTGCCACACCTCATGGAGGGGGAGGTCCCGGTTCAGGTCCTGTAGCTGTAAATGAGAAGTTACTGCCTTTTTTGCCTGTTCCCGTTATTACTAAAGACGAAAAGGGCTATCATCTTTCTTTTTCAAATGAAAAGACCTCCATTGGCAAAGTGCATAGTTTTTATGGTAATTTCGCTGTTTTAATCCGTGCCTATATCTATATTAAAATGTTAGGAGCGGAAGGTTTACAAAGGGTTTCCGAAAATGCCATATTGAATGCCAATTACCTTATGAAACGCTTGAATCCATATTATCATATTGAACATCAGGAACCCTGTATGCATGAATTTGTGATGGATGGAACCAGGCAAAAGAAAGAATCGGGAATTACTACTTTGGATATAGCCAAACGCCTTTTAGATAAAGGGTTCCATGCACCTACTATATATTTTCCACTCATCATTCCGGAAGCAATGATGGTGGAACCAACAGAAACAGAATCCCTGGAAAGTTTGGATGCCTTTGCCACTGCAATGATAGAAATTGCTGCAGAGTGCAAAGAAAATCCAGAACTTGTTAAGGAAGCTCCTTTAACAACTCCTGTAAGAAGAGTGGATGATGCTCGCGCAGTTAAAATGCTGGAGCCGATTTTTCCACTTCAGGATTAA
- the gcvPA gene encoding aminomethyl-transferring glycine dehydrogenase subunit GcvPA: MPYISNTERDRQKILKTIGVNKFEDLLTAIPEELRMKKPLTLSEPLSELEITKNIQAKKGKNISCEKVNSFLGGGIYDHFVPSAIETIVSRPEFLTAYTPYQAEVSQGTLQYIFEYQTLICELTGMEIANAGMYDGASSIAEAILMAVRKNHLTKAILPATLNPNYVQLIKAYTEGNGIELLFAPEKDGVTDLSALASMLNDTIGSVVIQTPNFYGNIEDAKAIESIVHKNPKCLLIACADPVSLAILMPPAEYNADIAVGEGQALGNNMFFGGPLFGFFATKLDMARLMPGRIVGGTIDKDGKKAYVLTLQAREQHIRRAKATSNICSNESLCTLSAVVYLCLLGKEGLVEIATQSAQKAHYTANELCKIPGLALAYPKTYFFKEFVLKTPKKAEEIIKALLSENIYAGIDLAPYGKPDELMIAVTEKKTKAEIDSFVQAMREVVK, encoded by the coding sequence ATGCCCTATATATCTAATACTGAAAGAGATAGGCAAAAAATCCTGAAGACAATCGGCGTAAACAAATTTGAGGATTTGCTTACCGCAATTCCCGAAGAATTAAGAATGAAAAAACCGCTTACCCTATCTGAGCCCCTTTCTGAACTGGAAATAACTAAAAATATCCAAGCCAAAAAGGGCAAAAATATTTCCTGCGAAAAGGTAAATTCCTTTTTAGGCGGTGGAATTTACGATCATTTTGTCCCTTCTGCAATAGAGACAATTGTTTCCCGTCCCGAATTTCTTACTGCCTACACTCCTTATCAGGCAGAAGTTAGCCAGGGCACACTTCAGTATATATTTGAATATCAGACCTTGATTTGTGAACTTACAGGGATGGAAATTGCCAATGCTGGAATGTATGATGGCGCAAGCTCAATAGCGGAAGCAATTTTAATGGCTGTGCGTAAAAATCATTTAACCAAAGCCATTTTGCCTGCAACCTTAAATCCGAATTATGTTCAATTAATTAAGGCCTATACTGAAGGTAATGGAATTGAACTTTTATTTGCTCCCGAAAAAGATGGAGTAACGGATTTATCTGCCTTAGCAAGTATGCTAAATGATACAATTGGCAGTGTAGTTATTCAGACCCCTAATTTTTATGGCAACATAGAGGATGCCAAGGCAATTGAAAGTATCGTGCATAAAAACCCTAAATGTTTACTTATTGCCTGTGCTGATCCTGTTTCCTTAGCTATCCTTATGCCTCCTGCAGAATATAATGCAGATATTGCAGTTGGAGAAGGTCAGGCGCTTGGCAATAATATGTTTTTTGGGGGTCCGCTCTTTGGTTTTTTTGCTACTAAACTGGATATGGCTCGTTTAATGCCTGGTAGAATTGTTGGCGGAACCATAGATAAGGATGGTAAAAAAGCTTATGTTTTAACTCTGCAGGCAAGAGAGCAACATATCCGTCGGGCAAAAGCCACTTCCAATATCTGTTCCAATGAATCGCTTTGCACTTTGTCAGCAGTGGTTTATTTATGTTTATTAGGGAAAGAAGGTCTTGTTGAAATAGCCACTCAATCCGCTCAAAAAGCACATTATACGGCAAACGAACTCTGTAAAATCCCCGGTTTGGCTCTTGCCTATCCAAAGACATATTTCTTCAAAGAATTTGTGCTTAAAACTCCGAAGAAAGCGGAAGAAATAATTAAAGCTCTATTATCTGAGAATATCTATGCTGGGATTGACCTTGCTCCTTACGGAAAACCTGATGAACTGATGATTGCCGTAACGGAAAAGAAAACCAAAGCAGAAATTGACAGTTTCGTCCAAGCAATGCGGGAGGTTGTAAAATGA
- a CDS encoding FlgD immunoglobulin-like domain containing protein: protein MNFLCLNTGKKGSDVFEEKLPGSGLLIYRIDQRFEGNADGPPEGIYVYRPNGTLTHNGLVAEAPFSADNYRTAFNVYTNPQSFLNNGNTFPINLKNITSAGETISFTLASPTESMAPVISSISPASGSILPAETIQLNLQITDPANALLRVEYTLDGVLVYTADSEPFSGEINGNLLTAGVHNIGITAFSASNLTTNLNVYYRIIDPNLQNWFSWISPEPLWTEYSRGAIPIKVAVNMDLGTQEYLVKGLRFKITPDPWGEPDIPGLVVAQINRFANGAITEQVLLSIGYIFNTGYDPNFVYTISDTTSISGQIAVILDLFEYQNICFDQNASCGHSWITEPNRIWTDALGRGVVGSAGIELLLQKPNVASDDPCIPAVNLSLSSYPNPFTETNKIKYSLPESSKVNLSIYNIKGQKVTTLQAENKKAGNYELEWNGKDSSGNKVGSGLYFCRLETNGKIVTTKLLKLKGM, encoded by the coding sequence ATGAATTTCTTGTGTTTGAATACCGGAAAAAAGGGGAGTGATGTTTTTGAAGAGAAATTACCCGGCTCGGGACTATTGATTTATAGAATTGATCAAAGGTTTGAAGGCAATGCTGATGGACCCCCTGAGGGAATTTATGTTTATAGACCCAATGGAACTTTAACCCATAATGGATTGGTTGCTGAAGCCCCTTTCAGCGCTGATAATTATAGAACTGCCTTTAATGTTTATACCAATCCTCAGTCCTTTTTAAATAATGGAAACACTTTTCCGATAAATCTCAAAAATATCACTTCTGCAGGAGAAACCATTAGTTTTACTCTGGCTTCACCAACTGAATCAATGGCTCCTGTAATTAGTTCTATATCTCCTGCCAGTGGTTCTATTTTACCAGCGGAAACAATTCAGCTAAATCTCCAGATAACTGATCCCGCAAACGCTTTGTTAAGAGTGGAATATACGCTTGATGGTGTTTTAGTTTATACGGCAGATAGCGAACCTTTTTCCGGTGAAATTAATGGTAACCTTTTAACTGCAGGAGTTCATAATATAGGAATAACCGCTTTTTCTGCTTCCAATCTGACTACAAACCTGAATGTTTATTACCGGATAATTGATCCTAACCTGCAAAATTGGTTTTCCTGGATTTCTCCTGAACCGCTTTGGACAGAATACTCTCGGGGTGCTATTCCCATAAAAGTTGCCGTAAATATGGATTTGGGAACTCAGGAATACCTTGTAAAAGGTCTTCGTTTTAAGATAACTCCTGATCCCTGGGGAGAACCTGATATTCCGGGACTTGTTGTTGCTCAAATAAATCGTTTTGCCAATGGAGCAATTACGGAACAGGTTTTATTGAGCATCGGTTATATTTTTAATACTGGTTATGATCCCAACTTTGTATACACAATATCTGATACAACAAGCATTTCAGGTCAGATTGCCGTAATATTAGACCTTTTTGAATATCAAAATATCTGTTTTGACCAAAATGCCTCCTGTGGTCACAGCTGGATTACAGAGCCCAATAGAATATGGACTGATGCTTTAGGTAGAGGCGTTGTTGGCTCTGCAGGAATAGAATTGCTTTTACAAAAACCTAATGTTGCTTCCGATGATCCTTGTATTCCTGCTGTAAATTTATCTCTTTCCAGCTACCCCAATCCCTTTACCGAAACCAATAAAATCAAATATTCCCTGCCCGAAAGCAGTAAAGTAAATCTATCCATTTACAATATTAAAGGTCAGAAAGTTACAACTCTGCAGGCGGAAAATAAAAAAGCCGGAAATTATGAACTGGAATGGAACGGAAAGGATTCTTCAGGAAATAAAGTCGGTAGCGGATTATACTTTTGCCGTCTGGAAACAAACGGAAAGATTGTTACAACAAAACTGCTGAAACTGAAGGGAATGTAA
- a CDS encoding M6 family metalloprotease domain-containing protein codes for MKKYLCILVSIFPLLSFGAPFWNIPSSVTQPDGSVLNLFASGDEYANRLHDANGYTIIQSPVDGYYYYTILEKGEPVPSAYRYGTIDPSAYGLIPHINISREARQRKIDFMNAQKRRNERGPNIGNVNNLCIYIRFSDQTEFEIPRSVYNARFNEVGDNAVSLRSYFQKVSYNQLQFMTYHYPACADIINLSYQDTHPRSYYLPYNAVTNPNGYIDDDTRTYREHNLLMNAVYAVASQVPASLNIDADNDGRVDNVCFIIRGPHSAWSDLLWAHRWVLFSHNVSIRNKRIQDYTFQPEDQNDVTTLCHEMFHSVGAPDLYHYEYDGLTPVGCWDIMESGEGHICMFMKYFYGQWISSLPLAQIGNTYTLNPVTSPTNNVYMYPIPGSNYEFLVFEYRKKGE; via the coding sequence ATGAAAAAATATCTGTGTATCTTGGTAAGTATATTTCCCCTTTTAAGTTTCGGGGCTCCTTTTTGGAATATTCCTTCTTCTGTCACTCAACCTGATGGTTCCGTTTTAAACCTTTTTGCCAGTGGTGATGAATATGCCAACCGTTTACACGATGCCAACGGCTACACGATTATCCAAAGTCCTGTTGACGGCTATTACTATTATACGATTTTGGAAAAAGGTGAACCTGTTCCTTCTGCCTATCGTTATGGCACAATTGACCCTTCTGCTTATGGTTTAATTCCCCATATCAATATTTCCAGGGAAGCAAGGCAGAGAAAAATTGATTTTATGAATGCGCAAAAAAGAAGAAATGAACGCGGACCCAATATCGGGAATGTAAACAATTTATGCATCTATATCCGCTTCAGTGATCAAACCGAATTTGAAATTCCCCGCTCGGTATATAATGCCCGTTTTAATGAAGTTGGAGATAATGCAGTCAGCTTACGGAGCTATTTTCAGAAAGTTAGTTACAATCAACTGCAATTTATGACTTATCACTATCCTGCCTGTGCGGATATAATTAATCTTTCTTATCAGGATACTCATCCCCGTAGTTATTATCTTCCCTATAATGCAGTTACCAATCCTAATGGTTATATTGATGATGATACAAGAACATATAGAGAACACAACTTACTTATGAATGCTGTTTATGCTGTTGCCTCTCAAGTTCCTGCCTCTTTAAATATTGATGCTGATAATGATGGACGCGTGGATAATGTCTGTTTTATTATTCGGGGACCTCATTCTGCCTGGTCTGATCTTTTATGGGCACACCGCTGGGTTTTGTTTAGCCATAATGTTTCTATACGCAATAAACGGATTCAGGATTATACATTTCAGCCGGAAGACCAAAACGATGTAACTACTCTTTGTCATGAAATGTTTCATAGTGTTGGCGCTCCAGACCTTTATCATTATGAATATGATGGCTTAACTCCGGTTGGTTGTTGGGATATAATGGAAAGTGGGGAAGGTCATATATGTATGTTTATGAAATATTTTTATGGTCAATGGATTAGTTCTCTTCCGCTTGCTCAAATTGGTAATACCTATACCTTAAATCCTGTTACATCTCCAACCAATAATGTGTATATGTATCCTATTCCCGGCTCCAATTATGAATTTCTTGTGTTTGAATACCGGAAAAAAGGGGAGTGA
- a CDS encoding type II secretion system F family protein gives MPNFAYIIKDAKGARIEGMLKAETLDMAEDKLAKEGNTIISVKAAAEGAFKGKLSLFDKVMLAIYKFRTGVSLKSLVFFTRQLSTMFSAGLTIEKAISDLEKEEKSKKFAKVLRKLSDDIRKGYSLSEAMQQHPGVFNPLYIALVTAGEVSGTLHTVLDELADYLEKMEDTRRKVYSALAYPIFIVIFLCFVVWGMFYYIIPMFADVYANFHADLPAPTTLAINISHFITNNVFMFIVIVLLVIFTFFLINLTDKGRYVFDSIKLKIPVIGKVISNSIMSKFSRTFSILMAAGVPIMDTMELTENVVQNAVIESAVRKARVMVKEGYGVANAFRRTGMFPPTLLQMIATGEETGDMDKLLSKAAEFYEKLVDSVIDRLTSLIEPLLIIFMAVIVGSIIVVIYLPIFDLGEAMSQGLR, from the coding sequence ATGCCCAATTTTGCCTATATCATTAAGGATGCCAAGGGAGCCAGAATTGAGGGTATGCTCAAAGCTGAAACCCTTGATATGGCTGAAGACAAACTTGCCAAAGAAGGTAACACTATTATCAGTGTGAAAGCTGCAGCGGAAGGTGCTTTTAAAGGAAAACTTTCTCTCTTTGACAAAGTTATGCTGGCTATCTATAAATTCAGAACCGGCGTAAGCTTAAAATCCCTCGTTTTTTTTACGCGTCAGCTTTCTACTATGTTTTCAGCAGGTCTTACTATTGAAAAAGCTATATCAGACCTGGAAAAGGAAGAGAAAAGCAAAAAATTTGCCAAAGTCCTGCGTAAGCTCTCGGATGATATCCGTAAAGGATATTCTCTTTCCGAAGCAATGCAACAACATCCGGGAGTGTTTAATCCGCTATATATAGCTTTAGTTACTGCAGGAGAAGTTTCCGGAACCCTGCATACGGTTTTGGATGAATTAGCGGACTATTTGGAAAAGATGGAAGATACCAGGCGTAAGGTTTACAGTGCTTTAGCTTATCCAATTTTCATTGTTATTTTCCTCTGCTTTGTGGTCTGGGGAATGTTCTATTACATTATTCCAATGTTTGCCGATGTGTATGCCAATTTCCATGCTGATCTTCCGGCTCCAACTACATTAGCTATAAATATCAGCCATTTTATCACCAATAATGTATTTATGTTTATAGTTATTGTGCTGCTGGTAATTTTTACCTTTTTCCTGATAAATCTTACCGATAAGGGACGCTATGTTTTTGATTCCATAAAACTGAAAATTCCAGTAATCGGGAAAGTTATTTCTAATTCCATTATGAGTAAATTTTCCCGAACTTTCAGTATTCTAATGGCTGCCGGAGTTCCTATTATGGATACGATGGAACTAACCGAAAATGTTGTTCAGAATGCCGTTATTGAAAGTGCAGTTCGTAAAGCCAGAGTGATGGTGAAAGAGGGTTATGGCGTGGCTAATGCTTTCCGCAGAACAGGAATGTTTCCTCCTACTTTATTGCAAATGATTGCTACCGGGGAAGAAACAGGAGATATGGATAAATTATTATCCAAAGCTGCAGAATTCTATGAAAAACTTGTGGATTCCGTTATAGACCGCTTAACTTCGCTAATAGAACCACTTTTAATCATTTTTATGGCTGTTATCGTAGGAAGTATTATCGTAGTTATCTATCTGCCAATCTTTGACTTGGGAGAGGCAATGTCCCAGGGACTGCGTTAA